The following coding sequences are from one Paenibacillus sp. JDR-2 window:
- a CDS encoding flagellin — translation MRINHNIAALNTLSSLNNASSAQSKSMEKLSSGLRINRAGDDAAGLAISEKMRGQIRGLDMAAKNGQDGISLIQTAEGALNETHSILQRMRELATQSANGTNTDTDRSALQDEMNQLTSEINRIGNTTEFNTQKLLNGGIASTDGSKITQATNAKMTLANAIATGTVGAVTITVDNQTFDLSGATMDTTLGSSTTAIDAEDYNEFITELGNTTSGGVKLSDLVDITKDATNHLVFTAKSAGSTSTIQINAAAADTSLGLTTASTGSANTAKGDPTTIERAGVEATAAIGATADTTIAANSTFTIQVGTDSAVTVELNKGTDPKVYDTNNTDVNVANAAKQDLIRDLNAALQDAGLDGKVSASLSKDGNVQFISETGKDLKLTDGTNGPLSSATGLAFTTASDLSTVKNVEQIVGPGAQGSGFSTKFQIGANSGQSMSLTIGDMRSSALGITGNAGQAGFTTSNSVTNGTNDVKAEAALDISTKEGASSAIKVLDKAINSVSSERSKLGAVQNRLEHTINNLGTASENLTAAESRIRDVDMAKEMMEQTKNSILAQAAQAMLAQANQQPQGVLQLLR, via the coding sequence ATGCGTATTAATCACAACATTGCAGCTCTTAACACTCTGAGCTCGCTGAACAACGCTTCTAGCGCTCAAAGCAAATCCATGGAAAAACTGTCTTCCGGTCTTCGTATCAACCGTGCTGGCGACGACGCTGCTGGTCTGGCAATTTCCGAAAAAATGCGTGGCCAAATCCGCGGTCTGGACATGGCTGCTAAAAACGGTCAAGACGGCATCTCTTTGATCCAAACAGCTGAGGGCGCTTTGAACGAAACTCATAGCATCCTGCAACGTATGCGCGAGCTGGCTACACAATCCGCGAACGGTACGAACACGGATACTGACCGCTCGGCTCTGCAAGACGAAATGAACCAATTGACTTCCGAAATCAACCGTATCGGCAACACAACTGAGTTCAATACTCAAAAATTGCTGAACGGTGGTATCGCTTCTACTGACGGTTCGAAAATTACTCAAGCTACAAACGCGAAAATGACACTGGCTAACGCGATTGCAACTGGAACAGTTGGAGCTGTAACAATCACTGTTGACAACCAGACGTTTGATCTTTCCGGTGCTACTATGGATACAACGCTTGGCAGCTCGACAACCGCTATCGATGCTGAAGACTACAATGAGTTCATCACTGAACTTGGGAACACTACTTCTGGTGGAGTAAAACTCTCCGATTTAGTAGATATTACCAAAGATGCTACTAATCATCTAGTGTTCACAGCTAAATCTGCAGGGTCAACGAGCACTATTCAAATCAATGCGGCAGCTGCTGACACATCTCTGGGTCTAACAACTGCTAGCACAGGTTCGGCTAACACGGCAAAAGGAGATCCAACAACAATTGAGCGAGCCGGTGTAGAAGCTACAGCAGCTATTGGTGCAACTGCAGATACAACTATTGCAGCAAACAGTACCTTTACAATTCAAGTTGGTACTGACAGTGCTGTAACAGTAGAACTCAACAAAGGTACAGATCCAAAAGTATATGACACAAATAATACAGATGTAAATGTTGCCAATGCGGCAAAACAAGATCTTATTAGAGATTTGAACGCAGCTCTGCAAGATGCAGGTCTTGATGGAAAAGTATCTGCTTCTCTATCCAAAGACGGTAACGTTCAATTCATCTCGGAAACTGGCAAAGACCTTAAACTGACTGATGGAACAAACGGACCACTGTCTAGTGCAACAGGCCTTGCATTTACAACTGCATCAGACCTGTCTACTGTTAAAAACGTTGAACAAATTGTTGGACCTGGCGCTCAAGGTTCCGGCTTCTCGACTAAATTCCAAATCGGTGCGAACTCGGGTCAATCGATGTCCCTGACAATCGGTGATATGCGTTCATCTGCACTAGGCATAACTGGTAATGCGGGCCAAGCTGGTTTTACTACATCTAACTCGGTTACTAACGGAACAAACGACGTGAAAGCTGAAGCTGCTCTTGATATCTCGACTAAAGAAGGCGCTTCTTCAGCAATTAAAGTTCTGGATAAAGCGATTAACTCTGTATCCAGCGAACGTTCCAAACTCGGTGCTGTTCAAAACCGTCTGGAGCACACGATCAACAACCTGGGTACAGCTTCCGAGAACTTGACTGCTGCTGAGTCCCGTATCCGTGACGTTGATATGGCGAAAGAAATGATGGAGCAAACGAAGAACTCGATTCTTGCACAAGCTGCTCAAGCTATGCTTGCTCAAGCTAATCAACAACCGCAAGGCGTTCTGCAACTTCTGCGTTAA
- the csrA gene encoding carbon storage regulator CsrA, translated as MLVLSRKTDESIMIGGNIEIVVLGVEGETVKLGIRAPKDIEIFRKELYMNIQASNREAASSLLAINDVVQLLKQNRSDK; from the coding sequence ATGCTCGTATTATCTCGTAAGACGGATGAATCGATTATGATTGGCGGCAATATTGAGATTGTCGTGCTTGGTGTCGAGGGCGAGACGGTAAAGCTGGGTATTCGCGCCCCTAAGGATATTGAAATATTCCGCAAAGAACTGTATATGAACATTCAAGCTTCTAACCGGGAAGCAGCGAGCAGTCTTCTAGCTATTAACGATGTTGTTCAGCTGCTCAAACAAAATCGCTCAGACAAATAA
- the fliW gene encoding flagellar assembly protein FliW, which translates to MTTYQFDNGIPGFEHLQQFVLSEVEGEMPVRLMQSVEDGNITFLIASPFFFYSDYEWDLPDSVVQELKLDDEKDVEVWSVVTLNQDPNKSTINLLAPIVLNKTTKRGKQHIIHDHVYSSRAPLYQA; encoded by the coding sequence GTGACTACATACCAGTTCGATAACGGAATACCGGGCTTTGAACATCTGCAGCAATTTGTGTTGTCCGAGGTTGAAGGGGAAATGCCGGTCAGGCTGATGCAATCCGTGGAGGATGGGAATATCACGTTTCTTATTGCCAGCCCCTTTTTCTTTTATAGCGATTACGAATGGGACTTGCCGGATTCGGTCGTACAAGAGCTGAAGCTGGATGACGAGAAGGATGTTGAGGTCTGGTCCGTCGTTACTCTCAATCAAGATCCGAATAAATCCACGATAAATTTGTTGGCGCCGATTGTATTAAACAAGACGACGAAACGCGGCAAGCAGCACATCATCCACGATCATGTTTATAGCTCAAGAGCGCCTTTATATCAAGCCTAA
- a CDS encoding DUF6470 family protein, with protein sequence MAIGQIQIHQQPALIGIQVRPAEQHIEQPQATIDMRQIPAQLSIEQPMGVLEVDQSRAWDALGLANNLEVSSRIYSQAKEIALQGVARRMEEGRQLADLAHVKSNPVASLSKDWRIEGPPMPVTGPASIDNVDLSFTPGKVQISVEQGGVELNVTPNRPIHEYTPGKAEIYMRQYASVQITPPSIDTVL encoded by the coding sequence ATGGCTATCGGACAAATTCAGATTCACCAGCAGCCTGCCCTTATTGGAATTCAGGTAAGGCCGGCGGAGCAGCATATCGAGCAGCCGCAAGCTACGATCGACATGCGTCAGATCCCCGCGCAGCTGTCGATCGAGCAGCCTATGGGTGTCCTGGAGGTCGATCAGAGTCGGGCTTGGGATGCGCTTGGGCTGGCGAACAACCTGGAAGTATCGAGCAGAATTTATTCGCAAGCTAAAGAAATAGCGCTGCAAGGTGTGGCTCGTCGCATGGAAGAAGGGCGGCAGCTGGCAGATCTTGCGCATGTGAAGAGTAATCCTGTAGCAAGCTTGTCTAAGGACTGGCGGATCGAAGGACCGCCGATGCCCGTTACAGGTCCAGCGTCCATTGATAACGTGGATCTATCTTTTACGCCCGGAAAAGTGCAAATATCGGTTGAACAGGGCGGTGTCGAGCTAAATGTTACGCCTAACCGTCCCATCCATGAATATACGCCGGGTAAAGCGGAGATTTATATGAGGCAATATGCTTCCGTACAGATTACGCCGCCAAGCATCGACACGGTTTTATAG
- the flgL gene encoding flagellar hook-associated protein FlgL, with translation MALRVTQRMMSSQMLGNITNNLNSMNKLQNQLATGKAINKPSDDPIGITFALRYRGEIASNDQYTDNSDAALSSLEYMDTTIGQATDIVQRFRELIVKGSNGTLEQTSMTAIQTEVSQLYNQMVEIGNSQFNGKQMFNGEQTGVKPYSTLGLDQQSDPSADPPILKAFSNQTDTGSIQYELSPGMTMDVNMTGNDVFGAPVADESDTTSDNLFQLMHRAYDMLGSGDQEGLTGLLGQIDTRMNTMLTARAQVGARVNRVEIVQGRLSDVDINLQQMQQKVEDVDMAEAITNITTLENVYQASLSAGAKIIQPSLVDFLR, from the coding sequence ATGGCATTACGCGTAACGCAAAGAATGATGTCTTCCCAAATGCTTGGCAACATAACGAACAACCTTAACAGTATGAATAAGCTGCAAAATCAACTCGCTACAGGTAAAGCGATTAATAAACCTTCCGATGATCCAATCGGGATTACGTTCGCTTTGCGCTATCGCGGCGAGATTGCATCCAATGATCAATATACCGACAATTCCGATGCCGCATTGTCCTCCTTGGAATATATGGATACGACGATTGGACAGGCTACGGACATCGTTCAACGGTTCCGGGAGCTCATCGTCAAAGGCTCGAACGGCACGTTGGAACAAACCAGCATGACCGCTATTCAAACGGAAGTTTCCCAGCTGTACAACCAAATGGTAGAGATCGGCAACAGTCAGTTTAACGGGAAACAAATGTTTAACGGTGAGCAGACGGGCGTTAAGCCTTACTCCACCCTTGGCTTGGATCAGCAGTCCGATCCTTCTGCAGATCCTCCAATTCTGAAGGCTTTCAGCAATCAGACCGACACGGGAAGCATCCAATACGAGCTGTCTCCGGGAATGACGATGGATGTAAACATGACTGGCAATGATGTGTTTGGCGCTCCTGTTGCAGACGAATCCGATACGACAAGCGATAACTTGTTCCAGCTCATGCACCGTGCTTACGATATGCTGGGTTCTGGCGACCAGGAAGGTCTGACGGGTCTGCTTGGCCAGATTGATACGCGTATGAACACGATGCTGACGGCAAGAGCTCAGGTTGGAGCGCGGGTTAACCGTGTGGAGATCGTGCAAGGAAGGCTTTCCGATGTGGATATTAATCTTCAACAGATGCAGCAAAAGGTCGAGGACGTCGATATGGCCGAGGCTATCACGAATATTACGACCTTAGAGAACGTCTACCAAGCTTCTCTGTCGGCAGGCGCGAAGATCATTCAGCCAAGTCTTGTTGACTTCCTGAGATAG
- the flgK gene encoding flagellar hook-associated protein FlgK codes for MTSTFHGLETAKRSIFTTQTALNTTGHNISNANTSGYSRQRVNFTAARPIEAYGYSHSTAAGQLGTGVEASSITRVRDKFLDSQFYSEYKWLGNYTVQSDTLEKLETIVNEPSDTGLQTVISNFWNSWSDLSKTPESADGRAVLVEQTKAMMDAFNYTSKQLADLKSDLTENAQINLDNLKSISSTIANLNGQIQRIEGIGDDANDLRDQRDALVDELSGLANIKVSDLSDGYTITMGNVSLVAGKSAEGSQGLTLDDMTAAIENGDLNNGAIYGTMQSRDKYVQGYMDQLNQMANTIANGDIQVTIPKGSVLPEGTVLNGVTYAGANRTLAEDLTVTVQGLNGLHQLGYTMNGEQGEPLFTDANGNTDNLTAANIQLNPKIAADPTLLATSMKVTFNDDGTETVVAGNNSMAVLMSQARDTKFAFDATDNNTISGFFRAVVGQLGVQSKEMQRLQTNQQTIVDQVDSRRMSVSGVSLDEEMSDLVKFQHAYNASARVMTVIDETLDRIINSMGRVGL; via the coding sequence ATGACATCAACATTTCATGGTCTGGAGACCGCGAAGCGAAGTATCTTCACGACGCAAACGGCGCTGAATACGACCGGTCATAATATTTCCAACGCCAATACATCCGGTTATTCCCGCCAGCGGGTTAACTTTACGGCAGCCCGTCCGATTGAGGCTTACGGCTATTCCCACTCCACGGCAGCCGGTCAACTGGGTACGGGTGTTGAAGCAAGCTCGATCACGCGGGTGAGAGACAAGTTCCTCGACAGCCAGTTTTACAGCGAGTATAAATGGCTTGGGAATTATACGGTTCAGTCGGATACGCTCGAGAAGCTGGAGACCATTGTCAATGAGCCAAGCGATACCGGCTTGCAGACCGTGATCTCAAACTTCTGGAACAGCTGGTCGGACCTCAGCAAGACGCCTGAGAGCGCGGATGGCCGCGCCGTACTGGTTGAACAGACGAAAGCGATGATGGACGCTTTTAACTATACAAGCAAACAGCTTGCCGATTTGAAGTCCGACTTGACGGAAAATGCGCAAATAAACCTCGACAATCTCAAATCGATCTCCAGCACCATTGCCAACCTGAACGGACAAATTCAGCGCATTGAAGGCATTGGCGATGACGCGAATGACCTGCGTGACCAACGCGATGCTCTGGTAGACGAACTGTCCGGACTGGCGAATATCAAGGTGTCTGATTTATCTGACGGTTATACGATTACAATGGGCAACGTATCTCTGGTCGCGGGTAAGTCCGCCGAAGGGTCGCAAGGATTAACGCTGGACGATATGACGGCTGCAATCGAGAACGGCGATCTGAATAACGGGGCTATTTACGGTACGATGCAGTCGCGCGATAAATATGTTCAAGGTTATATGGATCAGCTGAACCAAATGGCGAACACCATTGCTAATGGGGATATTCAAGTAACGATTCCTAAAGGCTCGGTTCTTCCTGAAGGTACCGTACTTAACGGAGTTACATACGCAGGCGCTAACCGTACGCTTGCAGAGGATTTGACTGTAACGGTTCAAGGTCTGAACGGCTTGCATCAGCTTGGCTATACGATGAACGGGGAACAAGGCGAACCGCTGTTTACCGATGCGAACGGCAATACGGATAATTTGACCGCTGCGAATATTCAGTTGAATCCAAAGATTGCAGCAGACCCTACGCTGCTTGCCACTTCCATGAAGGTGACCTTCAACGACGATGGTACGGAGACGGTTGTAGCGGGTAACAACTCGATGGCTGTCCTTATGTCTCAGGCACGTGACACGAAATTTGCTTTCGATGCGACGGACAACAATACGATTAGCGGATTCTTCCGTGCCGTTGTTGGCCAATTAGGCGTGCAATCCAAGGAAATGCAGCGGCTGCAGACGAATCAGCAAACGATCGTGGACCAGGTGGATTCCCGCCGTATGTCGGTAAGCGGAGTTTCTCTTGACGAAGAAATGTCCGATCTCGTGAAGTTCCAGCATGCCTATAACGCATCCGCACGCGTGATGACCGTTATTGACGAGACGCTGGACCGTATTATTAACAGCATGGGCCGCGTCGGCCTGTAA
- a CDS encoding flagellar protein FlgN produces the protein MNEHIRQILITLQELLDAHKELIRHANEKTEAIRLENVEAVSLVTSREKKSVQRIVDLEQTRLLLVGRFTVEQGLRNMRSLKMEKLIQMVYHAEQKLELQQMWRELSAAIKELQDVNTFNQQLIRMNLDYLQFTQDLLLGAPEDEVTYHRAVQGMNVQRASRYNLKT, from the coding sequence ATGAACGAACATATCAGGCAGATTTTAATCACCCTGCAGGAGCTGCTCGATGCGCATAAGGAACTTATCCGGCATGCCAACGAGAAAACGGAAGCCATCCGCTTGGAAAATGTGGAAGCGGTATCGCTAGTTACGAGCCGCGAGAAAAAAAGCGTGCAGCGTATCGTTGACCTGGAACAGACTCGCCTGCTTCTGGTTGGACGGTTTACGGTTGAACAAGGCCTTCGCAACATGCGCTCCCTGAAGATGGAGAAGCTGATTCAGATGGTCTACCATGCGGAGCAGAAGCTGGAGCTTCAGCAGATGTGGCGGGAGCTGTCCGCCGCGATCAAAGAGCTGCAGGACGTCAATACGTTTAACCAGCAGCTGATCCGGATGAATCTGGACTATCTGCAATTTACGCAGGACCTGCTGCTTGGTGCTCCGGAGGACGAGGTTACCTACCACCGCGCCGTACAAGGAATGAATGTGCAGCGTGCTAGTCGCTATAATCTCAAGACTTAA
- the flgM gene encoding flagellar biosynthesis anti-sigma factor FlgM, translated as MKINETNRIGAYNPYQKQMEQRIDGANKKKQKDIVEISAEAKEMLSTSQTNSPERQQRLEELKQSISAGTYKVDAGKIADKLLPYLKG; from the coding sequence ATGAAGATAAATGAAACGAATCGGATCGGCGCATACAACCCCTACCAGAAGCAGATGGAGCAACGCATAGATGGTGCAAACAAGAAGAAACAGAAGGATATCGTAGAGATCTCCGCGGAGGCGAAGGAAATGCTCTCTACCAGTCAAACGAACAGTCCTGAACGGCAGCAACGCCTCGAAGAATTGAAGCAATCCATTTCGGCGGGAACCTACAAGGTGGATGCCGGTAAAATCGCAGACAAGCTGCTTCCATACCTGAAGGGATGA
- a CDS encoding TIGR03826 family flagellar region protein — protein sequence MNVDNCPRCGKIFAKNFRDVCPACIREIDKEYELCSTYLREQKGAVITELHDATGVSIKQITKFIKEGRISLLNAPNLMYPCEVCGTLIRENNICSNCRARLLKDTQHMHEDEARNAALRAEERVSYKGIDKYNKRQN from the coding sequence ATGAATGTAGATAATTGTCCTCGGTGCGGTAAGATTTTTGCGAAAAACTTTCGCGATGTCTGCCCTGCATGCATACGGGAGATTGATAAAGAATACGAATTATGCTCCACTTACTTGCGCGAGCAAAAAGGCGCGGTCATAACGGAACTGCACGACGCAACGGGCGTTTCGATCAAACAAATTACGAAGTTTATTAAAGAGGGCCGTATTTCACTCTTGAACGCCCCTAATCTTATGTACCCTTGCGAAGTATGTGGTACACTGATCCGTGAGAATAACATTTGCAGCAACTGCCGCGCGCGTCTGCTCAAGGACACCCAGCACATGCACGAGGATGAGGCAAGGAATGCCGCTCTTCGAGCGGAAGAGAGAGTTTCGTACAAAGGTATCGATAAGTATAATAAGCGGCAAAATTAA
- a CDS encoding ComF family protein — protein sequence MFIANRSAVQYSSEMREWLAQYKYRGNERLEPLLAQMMLPAFEAITKEAEKQSFSTQPSSSPIWDAVTFVPVSMERAEERGFNQAERFASILAKHHQLPLYDLLVRERHTEKQSFKSRLERMKDTKRLFHARTDTMALLQSNVHKSPMNAQSIRILLVDDIYTTGSTIGACAAALHQHSEVPLDIYALTWARS from the coding sequence ATGTTTATCGCGAACCGAAGCGCCGTCCAGTACAGCAGCGAGATGAGAGAGTGGCTGGCTCAATATAAGTACCGCGGCAATGAGAGGCTGGAGCCGCTCCTTGCCCAAATGATGCTCCCGGCATTTGAAGCCATCACGAAGGAGGCTGAAAAACAAAGCTTCTCTACTCAGCCATCCTCAAGCCCCATATGGGATGCCGTTACCTTCGTGCCAGTCAGCATGGAGCGGGCAGAAGAGAGGGGCTTTAACCAAGCCGAGCGGTTTGCCTCTATTTTGGCCAAGCATCATCAGCTTCCTCTGTACGACCTGCTTGTCCGGGAACGGCATACCGAAAAGCAAAGCTTTAAGTCCCGTTTGGAGCGAATGAAGGATACCAAGCGATTGTTCCATGCCAGAACGGATACGATGGCTCTTTTACAGAGCAATGTCCATAAGTCCCCTATGAACGCCCAATCTATCCGAATTCTACTTGTTGATGACATCTACACAACCGGCAGTACGATTGGGGCTTGCGCGGCAGCGCTGCACCAGCATTCGGAGGTTCCGCTCGACATTTATGCCCTCACATGGGCCAGATCCTAG
- a CDS encoding DEAD/DEAH box helicase: MRARGGERLKAFVYVVRVGGAWSAQMTIAPEVDQLFWMEEGLAEAARLADGRYGGMRNKDKGRNEAVEMRLKGERAEEGWLWQEALPLGDAIRCVELWEREAGSRASRDSSGVGSAQRRGIAGSLGSTANSDGGPLASLAACVAQARREAGAPMNGPGPQAAGDASLLARRWARAAAAAGGSSPGTARAAARAREALAAAAQQAAAAMQGRALLRSEAHALLEGAAADMGGALQLAQLLGWLRLAGAVAAEHGRRRRECRCRRCGSGEAHMHRTQCAACGRMCAYCSACLTMGRSRECELLVLGMPALPLESGSISADLSKWQLSPAQAAATASALQFIEAPTTPYQPEKNKEFLLWAVTGAGKTEMIFPLVESVIFRGGRALIATPRRDVVIELDPRIRRAFPQARVVTLYGGSEQRWEAGDITLATTHQLMRFHQAFDLVIIDELDAFPYHGDPILHYAAEKSRAPHAPKLLLSATPPTELQRRVKSGQLSHARVPVRYHRHPLPVPVLLRTPTVAKLLQTRKIPRALLAALNHSLDRDAQLFIFVQRISQVEPMAKLLSVLLKLSAVEGTSSQDPDRADKVSRFRKSEIRVLVTTTILERGVTIPRSDVYILDADGRLFDEASLVQMAGRAGRSGDDPNGFVYFCGRERTGAQAAAVSQIRAMNRIARKRGYLLPEGQVSSGWWSSLFKRSNKTSFDRPSSYE; this comes from the coding sequence TTGCGTGCGCGGGGAGGGGAACGGTTGAAAGCCTTTGTGTATGTCGTTCGTGTTGGCGGTGCATGGTCTGCTCAGATGACGATCGCTCCAGAAGTGGATCAGTTGTTCTGGATGGAGGAGGGGTTAGCGGAAGCTGCTAGATTAGCAGATGGTCGATATGGAGGGATGAGAAATAAGGATAAAGGACGGAATGAAGCGGTCGAAATGAGATTAAAAGGGGAGAGAGCGGAAGAAGGATGGTTGTGGCAGGAGGCATTGCCTTTAGGGGATGCGATTCGGTGCGTGGAGCTTTGGGAGCGTGAAGCTGGGAGCCGTGCCTCGCGGGATAGTAGCGGTGTCGGTAGTGCACAGAGGCGGGGAATTGCAGGGAGTTTAGGGAGTACTGCCAACAGTGACGGCGGGCCGCTGGCTTCGCTCGCGGCCTGCGTGGCGCAGGCGCGCCGCGAAGCTGGCGCGCCAATGAACGGGCCGGGCCCGCAGGCTGCTGGCGATGCCAGCCTGCTGGCCCGGCGGTGGGCGCGAGCCGCCGCTGCCGCGGGCGGCTCCAGCCCCGGCACCGCGCGCGCTGCTGCTCGCGCGCGGGAGGCCCTGGCGGCCGCTGCGCAGCAGGCCGCCGCGGCCATGCAGGGCCGTGCGCTGCTTCGCAGCGAAGCGCACGCCCTGCTCGAGGGCGCCGCCGCCGATATGGGCGGCGCACTGCAGTTGGCGCAGCTGCTAGGCTGGCTGCGCCTTGCGGGCGCTGTCGCCGCCGAGCACGGCCGGCGGCGGCGCGAGTGCCGCTGCAGGCGATGCGGCAGCGGCGAAGCGCACATGCACCGCACGCAATGCGCAGCGTGCGGGCGCATGTGCGCCTATTGCTCGGCATGCCTCACCATGGGGCGCAGCCGCGAATGCGAGCTGCTGGTGCTTGGCATGCCTGCGCTTCCATTAGAGTCCGGCTCAATCTCGGCCGACCTGAGCAAGTGGCAGCTAAGCCCCGCGCAAGCTGCCGCCACAGCGTCGGCGCTTCAGTTCATCGAAGCGCCAACTACGCCATACCAGCCGGAGAAGAACAAAGAGTTCCTCCTCTGGGCCGTCACCGGAGCCGGCAAGACGGAGATGATATTCCCTCTAGTTGAGTCGGTCATCTTTCGCGGCGGGCGGGCGCTGATCGCCACTCCGCGGCGCGATGTTGTCATTGAGCTTGATCCCCGTATCCGCAGGGCGTTCCCGCAAGCACGGGTCGTTACTTTATACGGCGGCAGCGAGCAGCGCTGGGAAGCGGGAGACATTACGCTGGCAACTACGCATCAGTTGATGCGGTTCCATCAAGCTTTTGATCTCGTCATTATCGACGAGCTTGATGCGTTTCCCTATCACGGCGATCCGATCTTGCATTACGCAGCGGAAAAAAGCCGTGCGCCGCACGCCCCAAAGCTGCTGCTTTCGGCAACGCCGCCAACCGAGCTGCAGCGGCGGGTTAAATCCGGCCAACTGTCCCATGCCAGGGTACCCGTCCGTTATCATCGTCATCCGCTGCCCGTTCCGGTCCTGCTTCGCACGCCAACTGTCGCAAAGCTCCTTCAGACGAGAAAAATACCGAGAGCACTGCTAGCGGCACTTAATCATTCCCTGGACCGTGACGCTCAACTCTTTATATTCGTTCAGCGGATCTCCCAGGTCGAGCCGATGGCCAAGCTGCTGAGCGTGCTGCTTAAGTTGTCTGCCGTCGAAGGGACCTCGTCTCAGGATCCGGATCGGGCCGACAAGGTAAGCCGATTCCGCAAAAGCGAAATCCGCGTATTAGTCACCACGACCATCCTGGAGCGGGGAGTAACCATTCCGCGCAGCGATGTTTATATTCTGGACGCAGACGGGCGGTTGTTTGACGAGGCCTCGCTGGTACAGATGGCGGGAAGGGCCGGACGCTCGGGAGATGATCCGAATGGTTTTGTTTATTTTTGCGGCAGGGAGCGTACCGGCGCTCAAGCTGCAGCCGTCAGTCAAATCCGCGCAATGAACCGGATTGCCCGCAAACGGGGATACCTGCTCCCGGAAGGGCAGGTTAGCTCAGGGTGGTGGAGCAGCCTCTTCAAGCGTTCCAACAAAACTTCTTTTGACCGGCCATCATCATACGAATGA
- a CDS encoding response regulator, with translation MNQAAPGSKRKIKVLLADDHQLFREGLKRILNMEDDLEVIGECGDGIQVLEFCNHTIPEIVLMDINMPIENGVVTTERLKTIFPDVKVIILSIHDDESYVFETLRKGATGYLLKDMEAESLINAIRSVVNGHAYIHPKVTGKLINQLRRMTYLDEMGVISGAAAGMEPGVKFVAGEDNPLTRREAEVLRLMAEGKSNKMIGEYLFISEKTVKNHVSSILQKMEVDDRTQAVIQSIKYGWVTL, from the coding sequence ATGAACCAGGCTGCGCCGGGAAGTAAGCGCAAGATAAAAGTATTGCTAGCGGATGATCACCAACTTTTCCGCGAAGGGCTTAAACGGATTTTGAACATGGAAGACGATCTCGAGGTCATTGGGGAATGCGGAGACGGCATACAAGTGCTCGAGTTTTGCAACCATACGATTCCGGAAATCGTGTTAATGGATATTAACATGCCAATCGAGAACGGCGTTGTAACGACCGAGAGGCTGAAGACGATTTTCCCTGATGTAAAAGTCATTATTCTGTCTATCCATGATGACGAAAGCTACGTATTCGAGACGCTCCGCAAAGGGGCTACCGGCTACTTGCTGAAGGACATGGAAGCGGAGTCGCTTATTAACGCGATCCGTTCCGTAGTGAACGGTCATGCTTATATCCATCCGAAGGTGACAGGCAAGCTGATCAATCAGCTGCGCCGCATGACTTACCTTGATGAGATGGGCGTGATTTCGGGCGCTGCGGCTGGCATGGAGCCAGGCGTGAAGTTCGTAGCGGGCGAAGACAATCCGCTTACCCGCCGCGAGGCGGAAGTGCTGCGTCTTATGGCTGAAGGCAAGAGCAATAAGATGATTGGCGAGTATTTGTTTATTAGCGAGAAAACCGTTAAAAACCATGTAAGCAGCATCTTGCAAAAGATGGAGGTTGACGACCGCACGCAAGCGGTTATTCAATCCATCAAATATGGCTGGGTAACGCTGTAG